In one Trichlorobacter lovleyi SZ genomic region, the following are encoded:
- a CDS encoding chemotaxis protein CheX — protein sequence MPIPVEVLAALNTTPEALAKNLIDDTRSVYSTMLGLDLMHLPLEVDPMEHFQDCVSAMVGLAGTYNGLISIHQPTSLAMKLTEAMLDMEVNEIDQDVFDALGEIANMVAGNVKQHLSKGGLDVRLSTPSVATGSDYIICTKQANSMNLLFDLDEEWILVSVVLEMD from the coding sequence ATGCCGATTCCAGTCGAGGTGCTGGCAGCCCTCAACACAACCCCCGAAGCGCTGGCCAAAAATCTGATAGACGACACGCGCAGTGTTTATTCAACCATGCTGGGCCTTGATCTGATGCATCTGCCTCTGGAAGTCGACCCGATGGAACACTTCCAGGACTGCGTATCGGCCATGGTCGGGCTGGCCGGCACCTACAACGGGCTGATCTCGATCCATCAGCCGACCTCGCTGGCCATGAAACTGACCGAGGCCATGCTTGACATGGAAGTCAACGAAATCGATCAGGATGTCTTTGACGCCCTGGGAGAGATCGCCAACATGGTGGCAGGCAATGTCAAGCAGCACCTTTCAAAGGGTGGGCTGGATGTCAGGCTATCAACGCCGTCAGTGGCAACCGGAAGCGACTACATCATTTGCACCAAACAGGCCAACTCAATGAACCTGCTGTTTGACCTGGATGAGGAATGGATTCTGGTCAGCGTAGTGCTGGAGATGGACTGA
- a CDS encoding YqeG family HAD IIIA-type phosphatase produces the protein MSTSWSARPRSVPSRKRSSVIGHILEGITGGWQYRGRLRDLVAQTPASRMLLDQEPSVLSEQGVRALALDFDGVLAPHAADQPLPEVTDWLRRAVAVFGVERVCILSNRPFGPRVDWFATQFPGLRFVSGVRKKPYPDGLKKTGELASVPLSSILMVDDRLLTGCLSALLAGARPLYIRNPYCSFSSHPAKELFFMLLRRCERLFVRLVP, from the coding sequence TTGTCTACTTCCTGGTCAGCAAGGCCCAGAAGTGTCCCTTCAAGGAAAAGGAGTAGCGTCATCGGCCATATTCTGGAGGGAATAACCGGCGGCTGGCAGTATCGCGGTCGGCTGCGGGATCTGGTTGCACAGACACCGGCGTCCCGCATGCTGCTGGATCAGGAACCGTCAGTGCTGTCAGAACAGGGTGTCAGGGCGCTGGCCCTTGATTTTGACGGGGTGCTGGCTCCCCACGCTGCCGACCAGCCGCTGCCTGAAGTGACCGACTGGTTGAGGCGCGCGGTGGCGGTGTTCGGTGTAGAGCGGGTCTGTATCCTTTCAAATCGTCCCTTTGGTCCCCGGGTGGACTGGTTTGCCACCCAGTTTCCCGGCCTGCGTTTTGTCTCCGGTGTGCGTAAAAAACCGTATCCGGATGGCCTGAAAAAAACAGGGGAACTGGCTTCAGTTCCCCTGTCATCGATTCTGATGGTTGATGATCGTCTGCTGACCGGCTGTCTGTCTGCCCTGCTGGCCGGTGCCCGTCCTTTGTATATCCGTAATCCCTATTGCTCGTTTTCGTCTCATCCTGCTAAAGAGCTGTTTTTCATGCTGCTCAGGCGGTGTGAACGGCTGTTTGTGCGCTTAGTGCCCTGA